In one Carettochelys insculpta isolate YL-2023 chromosome 6, ASM3395843v1, whole genome shotgun sequence genomic region, the following are encoded:
- the LOC142014914 gene encoding uncharacterized protein LOC142014914 isoform X2: MGRTEGDFLVGILEELGEDELTALKTKLIMVPLKKGYEHIPSGSLIPADSIGLGVLLRRYYGKRYGARLTLRVLRDIRRTSAGVHRVSEDKEENSQKEGPLKAEPCETFSKRPWSPGVGDASQSQGIAEHQPQDPQGGRHGELSPHKQHIRKITIRERILHLQIQKEERPHMCRDCGKGFSQKSNLIRHQRIHTGEKPYKCSKCGKSFNDSSNRNRHEKLHQGLKLYNCPECGKNFSLNSELICHQEIHSGEKPYKCPKCGKSFSDCSSLAHHQRIHTGDKPFTCMKCGISFHQKVSLIQHHRIHTGEKPFKCSECGKSFSTKGYLGIHHRIHTGEKPFKCSECGKSFVTNSALRIHQRSHTGEKPYRCLDCNKSFSVTCNLIRHQRIHTGEKPYMCTRCQKTFNDRSNFTKHKRIHKGLRNWCKDPTSGSWEDRCDLCHREKDFAEEVNPEILLDHVKNQKTYRLRFRQAGFFRCSNTELGFEVRAAVTIHYEYESWRCHQAEVEMLQCMFAGPLFNIRAEPAGAVAAVHLPHFLCLTGEEASITITQMRVAHFMDGRMMLEEPTRVMPFHAVMENPSFSCWGMLQKIKSMFFPSIHSVTLLYRALRAQKFTFHLYLIPDILALKQVINDNERNYKSIRIWKPPKTKPLTCGSHYAVFSPSDVEVTPEEPEFCYVDPQEKQHYVEIYSQGFVNKLELSLVKQSDSQCIWKAIVRPGDIEHESPPLQHHPGSRKKTLRDHILDTLKDLQEAELKEFKSKLTDGMLEAEGFCNQIPRRDLENAEAVEIADLLIRYYGKSHVVRVITLVLDAINQRNRAEKLRRLTA, encoded by the exons atgggacGGACAGAGGGAGATTTTCTGGTGGGCatcctggaggagctgggggaggacgAGCTGACAGCGTTGAAAACCAAGCTAATAATGGTGCCCCTGAAGAAGGGCTATGAACACATCCCCTCGGGCAGCCTGATCCCCGCGGATTCCATCGGCCTCGGTGTCCTGCTGAGGCGATACTATGGCAAGCGCTATGGGGCGCGGCTCAccctgagggtgctgagggaCATCCGGAGAACAAGCGCTG GTGTTCACAGAGTGAGTGAGGACAAGGAGGAGAATTCTCAGAAGGAAGGGCCTCTGAAAGCAGAGCCTTGTGAGACATTCTCAAAGAGACCCTGGAGTCCTGGGGTGGGAGATGCCAGCCAGAGTCAGGGCATAGCAGAACATCAGCCACAAGACCCACAGGGAGGGAGACATGGGGAACTCAGTCCCCACAAACAGCACATTAGGAAAATCACAATCAGAGAAAGAATTCTCCACCTTCAAATCCAAAAGGAGGAAAGACCTCATATGTGTCGTGATTGTGGAAAGGGATTCAGTCAGAAGTCAAACCTTATTCGGcaccagagaatccacacaggagagaaaccctacaAATGTTCTAAATGTGGGAAGAGCTTCAATGACAGCTCCAATCGCAATCGACATGAGAAACTCCACCAGGGACTGAAGCTTTACAACTGTCCTGAGTGTGGGAAGAATTTCAGTCTGAACTCAGAACTCATCTGTCATCAGGAAATCCACTCAGGAGAGAAGCCCTATAAGTGCCCCaaatgtgggaaaagcttcagtgacTGCTCCAGCCTCGCTCatcatcagagaatccacactgGAGATAAACCCTTTACATGTATGAAGTGTGGGATAAGCTTCCATCAAAAAGTGAGCTTGATCCAGCATCatagaatccacacaggagagaaacctttTAAGTGCTCCgaatgtgggaaaagcttcagcacCAAGGGATATCTAGGGATACATCatagaatccacacaggagagaaacctttTAAGTGCTCCGAATGTGGGAAAAGCTTCGTGACCAACAGTGCTCTAAGGATACATCAGAGAAGCCACACCGGAGAGAAACCCTATCGCTGCTTGGATTGCAATAAGAGCTTCAGTGTGACTTGCAACCTTATTCgtcatcagagaatccacactggagagaaaccctataTGTGCACCAGATGTCAGAAGACCTTCAATGACCGCTCCAATTTCACAAAACATAAGAGAATCCACAAGG GTTTGAGAAACTGGTGCAAAGACCCCACTTCAGGCTCGTGGGAAGACAGATGTGACTTGTGTCACAGAGAGAAG GATTTTGCTGAAGAAGTAAATCCAGAGATTTTGCTAGACCATGTGAAGAACCAGAAAACATACAG ACTTCGCTTCCGCCAGGCCGGCTTCTTCAGATGCTCTAACACTGAACTGGGCTTTGAGGTGAGGGCGGCCGTGACTATCCACTATGAATATGAATCCTGGCGTTGCCATCAGGCTGAAGTGGAGATGCTCCAGTGCATGTTTGCCGGGCCTTTGTTTAACATCAGAGCGGAAccagcaggggcagtggcagCCGTCCACCTCCCACACTTCCTGTGCCTCACAG GGGAAGAGGCCAGCATCACCATCACCCAGATGCGAGTTGCCCATTTcatggatgggaggatgatgctGGAGGAGCCAACGCGAGTGATGCCGTTCCACGCCGTGATGGAGAACCCCAGCTTCTCCTGCTGGGGCatgttgcaaaaaataaaatcgATGTTCTTTCCTTCGATCCACAGTGTGACGCTGCTCTACCGAGCACTCAGGGCTCAAAAATTCACTTTCCACCTTTACTTGATACCTGACATACTTGCACTGAAACAG GTAATCAATGACAATGAAAGGAACTACAAATCAATACGTATATGGAAACCTCCTAAAACCAAACCCCTGACCTGTGGCTCCCATTATGCTGTCTTCAGCCCATCAGATGTAGAAGTAACACCTGAG GAGCCGGAGTTCTGTTACGTAGATCCCCAGGAAAAACAGCATTATGTGGAGATTTACAGCCAAGGCTTCGTGAACAAGCTGGAGCTTAGCTTGGTAAAGCAAAGTGATAGCCAATGCATCTGGAAGGCCATTGTGAGACCAG GTGACATTGAACACGAGTCACCACCACTGCAACACCACCCAG GTAGCAGGAAGAAGACACTGAGAGATCACATCCTGGACACCCTGAAGGACCTCCAGGAGGCAGAACTGAAGGAGTTCAAGAGCAAACTGACAGATGGGATGCTGGAGGCAGAGGGATTCTGCAACCAAATACCTCGACGTGACCTGGAGAATGCAGAAGCCGTGGAGATCGCTGACCTGTTGATCCGTTACTACGGGAAGAGCCATGTGGTGAGGGTAATCACTCTGGTGCTGGACGCCATCAACCAGAGAAACCGGGCAGAGAAACTTCGCAGGCTAACAGCCTGA
- the LOC142014914 gene encoding uncharacterized protein LOC142014914 isoform X1, whose translation MGRTEGDFLVGILEELGEDELTALKTKLIMVPLKKGYEHIPSGSLIPADSIGLGVLLRRYYGKRYGARLTLRVLRDIRRTSAAGVHRVSEDKEENSQKEGPLKAEPCETFSKRPWSPGVGDASQSQGIAEHQPQDPQGGRHGELSPHKQHIRKITIRERILHLQIQKEERPHMCRDCGKGFSQKSNLIRHQRIHTGEKPYKCSKCGKSFNDSSNRNRHEKLHQGLKLYNCPECGKNFSLNSELICHQEIHSGEKPYKCPKCGKSFSDCSSLAHHQRIHTGDKPFTCMKCGISFHQKVSLIQHHRIHTGEKPFKCSECGKSFSTKGYLGIHHRIHTGEKPFKCSECGKSFVTNSALRIHQRSHTGEKPYRCLDCNKSFSVTCNLIRHQRIHTGEKPYMCTRCQKTFNDRSNFTKHKRIHKGLRNWCKDPTSGSWEDRCDLCHREKDFAEEVNPEILLDHVKNQKTYRLRFRQAGFFRCSNTELGFEVRAAVTIHYEYESWRCHQAEVEMLQCMFAGPLFNIRAEPAGAVAAVHLPHFLCLTGEEASITITQMRVAHFMDGRMMLEEPTRVMPFHAVMENPSFSCWGMLQKIKSMFFPSIHSVTLLYRALRAQKFTFHLYLIPDILALKQVINDNERNYKSIRIWKPPKTKPLTCGSHYAVFSPSDVEVTPEEPEFCYVDPQEKQHYVEIYSQGFVNKLELSLVKQSDSQCIWKAIVRPGDIEHESPPLQHHPGSRKKTLRDHILDTLKDLQEAELKEFKSKLTDGMLEAEGFCNQIPRRDLENAEAVEIADLLIRYYGKSHVVRVITLVLDAINQRNRAEKLRRLTA comes from the exons atgggacGGACAGAGGGAGATTTTCTGGTGGGCatcctggaggagctgggggaggacgAGCTGACAGCGTTGAAAACCAAGCTAATAATGGTGCCCCTGAAGAAGGGCTATGAACACATCCCCTCGGGCAGCCTGATCCCCGCGGATTCCATCGGCCTCGGTGTCCTGCTGAGGCGATACTATGGCAAGCGCTATGGGGCGCGGCTCAccctgagggtgctgagggaCATCCGGAGAACAAGCGCTG CAGGTGTTCACAGAGTGAGTGAGGACAAGGAGGAGAATTCTCAGAAGGAAGGGCCTCTGAAAGCAGAGCCTTGTGAGACATTCTCAAAGAGACCCTGGAGTCCTGGGGTGGGAGATGCCAGCCAGAGTCAGGGCATAGCAGAACATCAGCCACAAGACCCACAGGGAGGGAGACATGGGGAACTCAGTCCCCACAAACAGCACATTAGGAAAATCACAATCAGAGAAAGAATTCTCCACCTTCAAATCCAAAAGGAGGAAAGACCTCATATGTGTCGTGATTGTGGAAAGGGATTCAGTCAGAAGTCAAACCTTATTCGGcaccagagaatccacacaggagagaaaccctacaAATGTTCTAAATGTGGGAAGAGCTTCAATGACAGCTCCAATCGCAATCGACATGAGAAACTCCACCAGGGACTGAAGCTTTACAACTGTCCTGAGTGTGGGAAGAATTTCAGTCTGAACTCAGAACTCATCTGTCATCAGGAAATCCACTCAGGAGAGAAGCCCTATAAGTGCCCCaaatgtgggaaaagcttcagtgacTGCTCCAGCCTCGCTCatcatcagagaatccacactgGAGATAAACCCTTTACATGTATGAAGTGTGGGATAAGCTTCCATCAAAAAGTGAGCTTGATCCAGCATCatagaatccacacaggagagaaacctttTAAGTGCTCCgaatgtgggaaaagcttcagcacCAAGGGATATCTAGGGATACATCatagaatccacacaggagagaaacctttTAAGTGCTCCGAATGTGGGAAAAGCTTCGTGACCAACAGTGCTCTAAGGATACATCAGAGAAGCCACACCGGAGAGAAACCCTATCGCTGCTTGGATTGCAATAAGAGCTTCAGTGTGACTTGCAACCTTATTCgtcatcagagaatccacactggagagaaaccctataTGTGCACCAGATGTCAGAAGACCTTCAATGACCGCTCCAATTTCACAAAACATAAGAGAATCCACAAGG GTTTGAGAAACTGGTGCAAAGACCCCACTTCAGGCTCGTGGGAAGACAGATGTGACTTGTGTCACAGAGAGAAG GATTTTGCTGAAGAAGTAAATCCAGAGATTTTGCTAGACCATGTGAAGAACCAGAAAACATACAG ACTTCGCTTCCGCCAGGCCGGCTTCTTCAGATGCTCTAACACTGAACTGGGCTTTGAGGTGAGGGCGGCCGTGACTATCCACTATGAATATGAATCCTGGCGTTGCCATCAGGCTGAAGTGGAGATGCTCCAGTGCATGTTTGCCGGGCCTTTGTTTAACATCAGAGCGGAAccagcaggggcagtggcagCCGTCCACCTCCCACACTTCCTGTGCCTCACAG GGGAAGAGGCCAGCATCACCATCACCCAGATGCGAGTTGCCCATTTcatggatgggaggatgatgctGGAGGAGCCAACGCGAGTGATGCCGTTCCACGCCGTGATGGAGAACCCCAGCTTCTCCTGCTGGGGCatgttgcaaaaaataaaatcgATGTTCTTTCCTTCGATCCACAGTGTGACGCTGCTCTACCGAGCACTCAGGGCTCAAAAATTCACTTTCCACCTTTACTTGATACCTGACATACTTGCACTGAAACAG GTAATCAATGACAATGAAAGGAACTACAAATCAATACGTATATGGAAACCTCCTAAAACCAAACCCCTGACCTGTGGCTCCCATTATGCTGTCTTCAGCCCATCAGATGTAGAAGTAACACCTGAG GAGCCGGAGTTCTGTTACGTAGATCCCCAGGAAAAACAGCATTATGTGGAGATTTACAGCCAAGGCTTCGTGAACAAGCTGGAGCTTAGCTTGGTAAAGCAAAGTGATAGCCAATGCATCTGGAAGGCCATTGTGAGACCAG GTGACATTGAACACGAGTCACCACCACTGCAACACCACCCAG GTAGCAGGAAGAAGACACTGAGAGATCACATCCTGGACACCCTGAAGGACCTCCAGGAGGCAGAACTGAAGGAGTTCAAGAGCAAACTGACAGATGGGATGCTGGAGGCAGAGGGATTCTGCAACCAAATACCTCGACGTGACCTGGAGAATGCAGAAGCCGTGGAGATCGCTGACCTGTTGATCCGTTACTACGGGAAGAGCCATGTGGTGAGGGTAATCACTCTGGTGCTGGACGCCATCAACCAGAGAAACCGGGCAGAGAAACTTCGCAGGCTAACAGCCTGA